The Bacteroidia bacterium region TAGTACAGACCTGCACCTAAATCAGGTACAATTTTAGAAGTATTTGAGGTAGGGATAAGAGGGTCGTTTTGGTCTATGGGGTTCCAGTTTGTTCCTATGCTTTTTTGGTAAGCCCCTCCGTTAATGCCTATTTGTAGGGCTTTGTCTTCAGCTAAGTTTATGCGAAAAGCATAAGACAGCAATCCGCCTACGGTATGCCACTGTCCTAATTGGTCGCTTATGATATGCGCGCCCACTCCACCGCGCAGCGCCTTGATAGGACCATTTGCACTAAAAGTAAACGTACTTGGCTGCTCAGGTATGTTTACCCACTGACTACGGTATAAGCCTGTTAAATTCCAGACCTGCCTTGCACCTACATAAGCAGGATTATAAACCTGTTGATTGTACATGTACTGTGTAAAATGCGGATCCTGCTGTGTATATGCCCTACCTATGGCTGCACATACAGCTAATACACACACGATTTTTTTCATTGCTCTGATAGATAAATGTTACCTCAATATCTTCGGAATGTAAAGATAGTAAGGAATTCTAATAACGCAAAAATTATCTTTACTTTTTTTTGAAAAATTTGAAAACTCTATGAAGCATTTCTAAACAACTGAAAGTGCCAATTTGGGTAAAAAAACTACTTGCAGGTATAAAATAAATTTTGTACTGTTGCAAAGCATATTTATGAACAGCAAAAAAAACCTTCTCTTGTCAATTCTTTGCTTATTTGTTTTAGTCTCAAGCTGCAAGAAAAAAGAAGATGCTCCCAAAAGTGATGCGAAACTTCATTTCAAGTTCAGGTTTGATTCCACACAAGTGCGATTAGACAATTTTGGAAATCCGAGTAGTATAGCGGCAGGAAATGCAGCCCAAAGCCCAAAGTTTAACAAAATGAGCGCGCACTACGTAGAATTTGCACCGAATAAATATACTCAACTTGGGCAAGGTTACATAGCTTATCACGCTCCAGAAACCGATGCAGGTGGGAGTACTGCCATAGACTTCAATAAATGTAATCCCGTTGGGAACAATGAGATATTTCTTTCTATACCTTTTAGCAGCATTCCCAAAGGTACATATCAGTACTTGCGTGTTTCATTGGCATATCAGAATTACGATGTAAAATTTAAGTTTGCAGGCAATAATTACAAAGGTACAGTAGCTTCCTTTATAGGGTATAATACGTATATTCAGCAGTACAAAATAAAAGATAGTACAGTTACTATAAATGGAAATCGGTTACAGGGTTACTGGGGTTTTGAAACGTTTTACAAAGTTATACAAGGTCAAGCCCCTGCTACTACGGTAGTAAATCCAATTGCAGATACTTCCCCTATTCCCTCAGGTTCTTGTGTAGTTACTGCGGCTTTTTCTACACCTTTTGTCGTTACAGGCAATGAAACTTCGGATAAAACGATTATAGTATCTCTATCTACCAACAAAAGCTTTGAATGGAAAGAAATCAACTTTGACAACCTTTGGGAACCAGCGATAGGCGAAAATGTAGTAGACATGGGCATAAGAGGGATGTTGTTACAGATAGAATGATTATTTTGATAAAAAAGAGATTAAGCTACCAATTTCTCATATAGCTTTGTACGTATGACTCTCCTTATTGCCGATAGTGGCTCTACCAAAACGGACTGGGCTTATGTTTCTCATGATGTTAACTTTTTTACTACCCAAGGACTAAATCCTAATTATTTATCCGTAGTACAAGTGGAGGAAGTGCTAAAAAATCAAGTTTTACCTCATGTTACTCAACCTCTCACACATGTATTTTTTTATGGTGCAGGTTTGGGTAATGAAAATGCTAAAAAAGTTTTATATAATGTCTTTAAAAACTTCTTTTCTTCGGCTGAATTACACATATTCCATGATATCTTAGGTGCCGCAAAGGCTGCGTATAATCCCTATGAATCAGGTATTATTTGCATTATGGGGACAGGTTCTATTGCAGGAATGTATGACGGGAACAGGATTATTAGAACTACAGGTGGATTGGGGTATTTGCTGGGCGATGAAGGAAGTGGTACGTATTTAGGTAAGCTGCTAATTATTCAATATGTGCAGCAAAATTTACCCAAAGAACTACAAGAAGCTTTGCAAGATTATATCCAAATTAAACCTAATGAAACCCTTCATTTTCTTTATCAGCAACAGTATCCAAGTCGTTTTTTAGCATCTTTGAGCTATTTTATAGCATCGCATAGATTTCATCCTTTAATTCAGTCTATCATCTACGCGAATTTTCATGATTTTTATGCACGCACTCTACTTCCATTGCTGCGCCTTTATCCTTTTCATGACAGAATATGCTGTGTGGGTTCTATTGCCGATATTTTTCAAAATGAGCTAAAATCTGTAATGACACATAATCATGTACACATACAAAAGATTATTAGCAGACCTATTTTCTGTTTGGTAGAGCAGATAAAAAATACATTGTTGTAAATGACGAAAAATAAGATTTCAGCAGTGTTCGTTAATAAAATTTTAAATGCTTTTGTACTTTTTCAGTTGACTTTTTTAATTTGAATTTTTACACTTGCAACTCTGCATAACATGCTGTCAAATATGACAAGATCAATTATAATCACTATTCTGGTAGGTTCTGCATTAGCTGCATGCGCGCAGAACGTAGGCATAGGCACTGCTACTCCAAACGCAAGTGCCATGTTAGATATAACAGCTACTAACCGTGGTCTGTTAATTCCGAGAGTAAACTTAACGGCTACTAACAATAATGCTCCCATAGGGGCAGGGGTAGCCACAAGCCTTTTAGTGTACAACCAAGCTACCTCTGGGGCAGGTGCCACTGCGGTAACTCCAGGGTACTACTATTGGGATGGTACACAATGGGTTCGCTTAACTGACCGTGCATGGCTAATTGGTAATTCTACGGCTACTACTAACTACCCTGCAAGCACAGGATTCTTTGGCACAGCTACAAACCAGCATATTGACTTTGTAACCAACAACATTGTTCGCGGTAGGCTATCTAACTTAGGAGAATTTTTTATTGGAG contains the following coding sequences:
- a CDS encoding type IX secretion system membrane protein PorP/SprF yields the protein MKKIVCVLAVCAAIGRAYTQQDPHFTQYMYNQQVYNPAYVGARQVWNLTGLYRSQWVNIPEQPSTFTFSANGPIKALRGGVGAHIISDQLGQWHTVGGLLSYAFRINLAEDKALQIGINGGAYQKSIGTNWNPIDQNDPLIPTSNTSKIVPDLGAGLYYISPTLYAGISTSHLIESKIEFVNGSATNLNRNYFLTAGYKILLNEENDFHLTPSTFISFDGAKAQYAVNTNINYKILTAGVLYRIGNNDAIAGLIGARLPNIPLRFGYSYDYTLSGLNPYSRGSHEIMLSYDFMIKPKPKRPVILRNVFGKYF